The genomic interval ATTCAAGAGACTTAATTGCTTCGGGAATATTGAAATCAGTATTGTTAACTTCAGATGAAACTCTATCTGTTATTAATTCGTTTGCCAAACATCTTTGTAGAATATTCAGTGCATCTTTGTTTTCTACCTTTAGCCAATCCTGCTCTATGCCTTTGGATAGGATTACCGGCATCCGGTCATGTATTCCTGCCACTCTTTCCTTAGCCGCTGTTGTGATAACAGTATATGTACCGCCATCGTATAATCCAGCGAAAGCCAATAGCTCATTGTTTGATAAATGAATAAAATAAGGAGTCCTTTTCTTGCCCTCTTTTTTCCATTCATAAAACCCGTTGGCGGGTATCAGACAACGATTGGCTTTTAACAAATTTTTAAATGACGGTTTCTCGGTCAGGGATTCGATG from Candidatus Margulisiibacteriota bacterium carries:
- a CDS encoding SOS response-associated peptidase is translated as LFLRFDIKDKIKLQSCYNVAPGQDMPVIINKGGSNTISVLKWGLIPSWARDSEKFKHGLINARIESLTEKPSFKNLLKANRCLIPANGFYEWKKEGKKRTPYFIHLSNNELLAFAGLYDGGTYTVITTAAKERVAGIHDRMPVILSKGIEQDWLKVENKDALNILQRCLANELITDRVSSEVNNTDFNIPEAIKSLE